One Alphaproteobacteria bacterium HT1-32 genomic region harbors:
- the leuD gene encoding 3-isopropylmalate dehydratase small subunit: MKPVTKVSERAVAIDQINVNTDQIFPARFLKNPRSVGYEQFLFHDLRYDESGAKREQFPLNKEAYSDAAIIVSDQNFGCGSSREGAVYALVDAGFRCLIAPSFGDIFAANCVKNGLLTVVLPADVCAELRQQITDSNGAPISVDLPAQTVEAPSGEKHHFDIDPFAKECLTKGLDEIGLTLTHADKIDGFEENWRAKTPWLEANV; the protein is encoded by the coding sequence ATGAAGCCTGTTACCAAAGTCAGCGAACGTGCCGTTGCCATTGACCAGATCAATGTGAACACCGATCAGATTTTCCCTGCCCGGTTTCTTAAAAACCCGAGATCCGTCGGTTATGAACAATTCCTGTTTCATGATCTCAGATATGATGAATCCGGCGCAAAACGGGAACAGTTCCCCCTCAATAAGGAGGCCTACAGCGATGCTGCGATCATCGTCAGCGACCAGAATTTTGGCTGTGGCTCATCGCGGGAAGGTGCCGTTTATGCGCTCGTTGACGCCGGTTTCCGTTGCCTGATCGCACCGAGTTTCGGTGATATTTTTGCTGCGAACTGCGTCAAGAACGGCCTGCTGACCGTCGTTCTGCCGGCCGATGTCTGCGCTGAACTGAGACAGCAGATCACCGACAGCAATGGGGCACCGATCAGTGTCGACCTTCCGGCGCAGACCGTGGAAGCACCATCCGGTGAAAAGCACCATTTTGATATCGATCCGTTTGCCAAGGAATGCCTCACCAAGGGCCTCGATGAAATTGGCCTCACCCTGACTCACGCCGACAAGATTGATGGGTTTGAGGAAAACTGGCGCGCAAAAACCCCCTGGCTGGAGGCCAATGTCTGA
- a CDS encoding helix-turn-helix domain-containing protein: MAETIDRAILILDAFLEGPAALTLTAIAERTGLHKTTALRLCTSLESHGMLVRGGDLTFRLGPKAWLLGQAFSRTSPLENTIRPLLREIVDRVQESASFYVRHGDRRTCLFRINSPLTVRHHLNEGASFAVGSGVTGRVMLAFSGDEGEEFDRIRADGYLVDEGREPYTTSVSVPVLVANEHMIGTLVVSGVTTRFSDESRQIALRMVQEAAKKISRVAEGTTDVGFHSESASVEIREPVPQTT; encoded by the coding sequence ATGGCTGAAACAATTGACCGCGCAATCCTGATCCTGGACGCTTTTCTTGAAGGTCCGGCAGCGCTGACCCTCACAGCCATCGCAGAACGTACCGGTTTGCATAAAACCACGGCGCTCCGCCTCTGCACCTCGCTGGAAAGTCACGGGATGCTGGTGCGGGGAGGCGACCTGACGTTCAGACTTGGGCCGAAGGCCTGGCTTCTCGGGCAGGCATTCTCGCGAACCTCGCCGCTGGAAAATACGATCCGACCATTACTTCGTGAAATTGTCGACCGGGTTCAGGAAAGTGCCTCCTTCTATGTCCGGCATGGCGACCGGCGAACCTGCCTGTTTCGGATAAACTCCCCGCTGACAGTCCGTCACCACCTGAACGAAGGGGCCAGCTTTGCCGTCGGCAGTGGTGTGACCGGTCGCGTCATGCTGGCTTTCTCAGGTGATGAGGGTGAAGAGTTCGACCGGATCCGTGCTGACGGTTATCTCGTCGACGAAGGCCGGGAACCCTATACCACATCAGTCTCCGTGCCTGTGCTGGTCGCTAATGAACATATGATCGGCACACTGGTGGTGTCCGGTGTCACCACCCGTTTCAGCGATGAATCACGACAGATCGCGCTCCGGATGGTTCAGGAAGCAGCAAAGAAGATCAGCCGTGTGGCCGAAGGAACAACCGACGTCGGCTTCCACAGCGAAAGCGCTTCTGTCGAAATTCGCGAACCGGTCCCGCAAACCACTTGA
- a CDS encoding TauD/TfdA family dioxygenase yields MSGLAAAVKSQVEIVPFDGPLGAEVRGVDLAQGITADDFAIIEQAWNDHLVLILRNQKISDEDLMAFSEFWGELDPPAPNPYGKQMHPKYAVINVISNIVQDGQPQGILGAGEAVWHADLTYIDTPPKAAILHSLEIPDDGGNTYFANMYAAYEALSDDMKKRIEGVKAVHDCSHNSAGQLRRGYEEITDVRKTPGAHHPLVRTNPRDGRKCLFLGRRPYSYLAGFEVEESEKLLDQLWAHASRPEFAWGHEWALDDVLIWNNLSVLHRRDPFDPDSRRRMHRTQIKGNEVIS; encoded by the coding sequence ATGTCCGGACTAGCAGCAGCCGTTAAAAGCCAGGTTGAAATTGTACCTTTCGATGGGCCGCTCGGCGCCGAAGTGCGCGGGGTCGATCTGGCGCAGGGTATTACCGCAGATGACTTCGCAATCATTGAGCAGGCATGGAACGACCATCTTGTTCTGATCCTGCGAAATCAGAAAATCAGCGACGAAGACCTGATGGCTTTCAGTGAATTCTGGGGCGAGCTTGATCCGCCGGCACCGAATCCCTACGGCAAGCAGATGCATCCGAAATATGCGGTCATCAATGTCATCTCGAACATCGTACAGGATGGCCAGCCACAGGGCATTCTCGGAGCAGGCGAGGCGGTCTGGCATGCTGACCTGACTTATATCGATACACCCCCGAAGGCTGCTATCCTGCATTCCCTCGAAATTCCGGATGATGGCGGCAATACCTATTTTGCCAACATGTATGCCGCCTATGAAGCCCTGTCAGACGATATGAAGAAGCGGATCGAAGGCGTGAAGGCCGTCCATGACTGCTCCCATAACAGCGCCGGCCAACTGCGTCGCGGCTATGAGGAAATCACGGATGTCCGGAAAACTCCGGGCGCCCATCATCCGCTGGTCCGGACCAATCCGCGTGACGGGCGCAAATGCCTGTTCCTCGGTCGTCGCCCTTACTCCTATCTTGCCGGCTTTGAGGTTGAGGAAAGCGAAAAGCTGCTCGATCAGCTCTGGGCACATGCTTCCCGACCGGAATTTGCCTGGGGACATGAATGGGCACTGGATGACGTGCTGATCTGGAACAATCTCTCCGTTCTGCATCGCCGCGATCCCTTCGATCCGGACAGCCGGCGCCGTATGCACCGGACCCAGATCAAGGGCAACGAAGTCATCAGCTGA
- a CDS encoding enoyl-CoA hydratase (Catalyzes the reversible hydration of unsaturated fatty acyl-CoA to beta-hydroxyacyl-CoA), whose protein sequence is MSTDEISAPKMLAEKHGFVGHMIFNNPERYNAVSLDMWDAAVDILEDFVADDDIRVIVMSGAGGKAFVSGADISKFEKERGSQEAVAHYNARIKVVYDKIAALPKPTIAMVNGFCLGGGLALAVSCDLRFCSSKSKFGLPAAKLGLGYPYGGLNRLVDTVGLGQAKDIVFSARRMDADEALRIGLVQQIVDEADLEKTVMDYAATVAGNAPLTVAAMKFIIGETRKDSEDRDMDKCQEMVDVCFASEDYIEGRRAFMEKRPAQFKGR, encoded by the coding sequence ATGAGTACGGATGAAATCTCAGCACCCAAGATGCTGGCGGAAAAACATGGTTTTGTCGGACATATGATCTTCAACAATCCGGAGCGCTATAATGCGGTCTCTCTGGATATGTGGGATGCTGCGGTAGATATTCTTGAGGATTTTGTTGCTGACGATGATATCCGGGTGATCGTCATGTCCGGCGCTGGCGGCAAGGCTTTTGTCTCCGGTGCTGATATCTCGAAATTCGAGAAAGAACGCGGATCGCAGGAAGCCGTTGCGCACTACAATGCGCGGATCAAGGTCGTCTATGACAAGATTGCAGCCCTGCCGAAGCCGACTATTGCCATGGTCAATGGCTTCTGCCTTGGTGGCGGACTGGCGCTGGCTGTCAGTTGTGACCTCCGGTTCTGTTCCTCGAAGTCAAAATTCGGACTGCCTGCTGCGAAACTCGGCCTTGGCTATCCCTATGGTGGTCTCAACCGTCTGGTTGATACGGTCGGCCTGGGACAGGCCAAGGACATCGTGTTCTCGGCCCGCCGCATGGATGCGGATGAGGCTCTGCGGATCGGTCTGGTACAGCAGATCGTTGACGAAGCTGATCTGGAAAAGACCGTGATGGATTATGCCGCGACGGTTGCCGGCAATGCGCCGCTCACTGTTGCTGCAATGAAGTTCATTATCGGTGAAACCCGTAAAGACAGTGAAGACCGTGACATGGACAAATGTCAGGAAATGGTCGACGTCTGTTTTGCATCTGAAGACTATATCGAAGGCCGCCGCGCCTTCATGGAAAAACGCCCGGCTCAGTTCAAGGGCCGCTGA
- a CDS encoding CoA transferase, whose product MPHVPASTALDHIRVLDLTRVRSGPTCVRQLADWGADVIKVEMPEALEADGALGAKRHTADFQNLQRNKRSLTLNMKDPDGVALLKKLVKSADVVVENFRPDVKHRLGIDYDSLAAVNPAIILASISGFGQDGPYMKRPGFDQIAQGLGGLMSITGEPGRGPMRVGIPIADLTSGLFAALGIFVALMERQKSGKGQWVQSSLLQAQIFMLDFQAARYLVHDEIPEQAGNNHPTSIPTGVFKTKDGHINIAAAGNTIWARLCDAVGKPEWKEDPRFLDNADRLAHRDLLNGMIEELTPTKTSKEWIDLFAKAGVPSGHIYNVGDMFADEQVKHLGIATDIETTAFGKTQLIAQPIHMSRTPSELKVSPPERGEHSDEILESLGLSADEIADLRSRNVV is encoded by the coding sequence ATGCCACACGTACCTGCCTCAACCGCGTTGGACCATATCCGTGTTCTTGACCTGACACGGGTCCGGTCCGGTCCGACATGTGTCCGTCAGCTTGCCGACTGGGGCGCCGACGTCATCAAGGTGGAAATGCCGGAAGCGCTGGAAGCAGACGGCGCGCTTGGCGCGAAACGGCACACCGCAGATTTTCAGAATCTGCAGCGCAACAAGCGCAGCCTCACCCTGAACATGAAAGACCCGGACGGCGTTGCCCTGCTCAAGAAGCTGGTGAAATCAGCGGATGTTGTTGTCGAGAATTTCCGGCCTGATGTGAAGCATCGTCTCGGGATCGATTACGACAGTCTGGCAGCGGTAAACCCGGCGATCATTCTGGCCTCGATTTCCGGTTTTGGTCAGGACGGCCCTTACATGAAGCGTCCCGGCTTTGACCAGATTGCCCAGGGACTGGGTGGTCTGATGTCAATTACCGGCGAACCGGGGCGTGGCCCGATGCGCGTGGGCATTCCGATTGCGGATCTGACCTCCGGCCTGTTTGCAGCACTCGGTATTTTTGTCGCGCTGATGGAGCGCCAGAAATCCGGCAAGGGGCAGTGGGTACAAAGCTCCCTCCTCCAGGCGCAGATTTTCATGCTCGATTTTCAGGCTGCCCGCTATCTGGTTCATGATGAAATCCCCGAACAGGCAGGAAACAACCACCCGACAAGTATCCCGACGGGCGTTTTCAAGACGAAAGACGGCCATATCAATATCGCAGCTGCCGGTAATACGATCTGGGCCCGGCTTTGTGACGCGGTTGGCAAGCCTGAATGGAAAGAAGACCCGCGTTTCCTCGATAACGCAGACCGCCTTGCCCATCGCGATCTGCTGAACGGCATGATCGAGGAACTGACACCGACTAAAACCAGCAAGGAATGGATTGACCTGTTCGCCAAGGCCGGTGTGCCAAGCGGTCATATTTACAATGTTGGTGACATGTTTGCGGATGAGCAGGTGAAGCATCTGGGCATTGCCACGGATATTGAGACAACGGCTTTTGGCAAGACACAGCTTATTGCACAGCCAATTCATATGAGCCGGACGCCGAGCGAGCTGAAGGTCAGCCCGCCGGAGAGAGGCGAGCATAGTGATGAAATTCTGGAATCGCTTGGCCTGTCAGCAGATGAAATTGCTGACCTGCGATCCCGCAACGTCGTTTGA
- a CDS encoding MmgE/PrpD family protein, giving the protein MTRAEKFSDWATSLVSDDLPEAVVHQAARSMLDVVGLALSARREDYVSALLASHPAEGNGTAFGHATGLAPQDAALVNGVAGHGEDYDDTFEGTPVHTGVVVVPAVLAACEARGLSAERARLGIAAGGELMCRLAVVAPTAIHRAGFHPTGVAGALAAAAAVSVAIGLDGERMSRALGIAGSMASGIIEYLADGSSTKRLHAGWAAHCGYRAALFAENGFTGPKSVIEGEHGFFLGFAKPGIDRDFGQIDRGLGRNWLYASIAFKPYACGTMTQPFVDCAIALRNKGVTPDQVARIECKCGEGTVHRLWEPLASKQKPATPYAAKFSTPYCVAAGLVDGAAGLAQFTDERIANADLLHIAGLTRYEIDPKDPYPASYRGHVRATLKDGSTVEAIQPHMRGGATEPLTDDELKTKFTANVQFGGYSAAQADHLYNHASGVLRGDAVIDLAPFAQQP; this is encoded by the coding sequence ATGACCCGGGCTGAAAAATTTTCGGACTGGGCCACCTCTCTGGTTTCGGATGACCTGCCGGAGGCCGTTGTGCATCAGGCGGCTCGCTCGATGCTTGATGTGGTCGGTCTGGCACTTTCCGCCCGGCGTGAAGATTACGTAAGCGCGTTGCTGGCCAGCCATCCTGCGGAAGGCAATGGTACTGCCTTTGGTCATGCGACCGGACTTGCGCCACAGGATGCGGCGCTGGTCAATGGCGTTGCCGGTCATGGCGAAGACTATGACGATACTTTCGAGGGAACGCCGGTGCATACCGGTGTGGTTGTTGTTCCGGCCGTCCTGGCTGCCTGTGAGGCCCGGGGATTGTCGGCAGAACGTGCCCGCCTTGGTATCGCTGCCGGTGGTGAACTTATGTGCCGCCTCGCGGTTGTTGCGCCAACAGCGATTCACCGTGCCGGATTTCATCCGACTGGAGTTGCAGGCGCTCTGGCAGCCGCTGCGGCTGTTTCGGTTGCGATTGGCCTGGATGGTGAGCGGATGTCCCGTGCTCTGGGTATTGCCGGATCAATGGCCTCGGGCATTATCGAATATCTGGCGGATGGTTCGTCAACGAAGCGTCTGCATGCCGGATGGGCGGCACATTGCGGTTATCGTGCGGCATTGTTCGCAGAGAACGGCTTTACCGGCCCGAAAAGTGTTATCGAAGGTGAACACGGATTCTTCCTCGGATTTGCAAAGCCCGGAATTGACCGGGATTTTGGTCAGATTGACCGTGGACTGGGAAGAAACTGGCTCTATGCCTCCATTGCCTTCAAACCTTATGCCTGTGGCACCATGACGCAGCCCTTTGTGGATTGCGCCATTGCCCTTCGCAACAAGGGTGTGACACCTGATCAGGTCGCACGAATTGAGTGCAAGTGTGGTGAAGGGACAGTTCATCGTCTCTGGGAGCCACTGGCCAGCAAGCAGAAGCCGGCGACACCTTATGCGGCCAAGTTTTCGACCCCCTATTGCGTTGCTGCCGGACTGGTGGACGGCGCAGCGGGACTGGCCCAGTTTACTGACGAACGGATTGCCAATGCGGATCTGCTTCATATCGCCGGATTGACACGATATGAAATTGATCCGAAGGATCCCTACCCCGCAAGTTATCGCGGTCATGTTCGTGCAACCCTGAAAGACGGCAGTACCGTCGAGGCCATCCAGCCACATATGCGTGGTGGCGCGACAGAGCCGCTGACAGATGACGAACTGAAAACCAAATTCACTGCCAATGTTCAGTTTGGCGGTTATTCGGCGGCTCAGGCCGACCACCTGTACAACCATGCATCAGGCGTTCTCCGCGGTGATGCAGTGATTGATCTTGCGCCCTTTGCGCAACAGCCCTGA
- a CDS encoding C4-dicarboxylate ABC transporter permease — protein MDAMFEGLSLISNGPAILAIFFGVFVGVLVGALPGLSSPMAIALLLPFTISLPPASAIGMLAALYCAGTFGGSITAILINAPGAPPAAATALDGYPMAKRGEAGRALGLATFSSVIGGVISLLIFLIAAPALAAVALEFGPTEYFALTLFALSMLATISGRSAIRNLISGFVGLLIGTVGVQLVTGIERFTFGIPELSEGISFIPVLIGLFAIGELLSQTNAANVAYERITSVVVKLPSKEDFRRVIGTVLRSSGIGTFIGILPAEGSTVAAIMGYNEAKRWSKTPEEFGTGCPEGIAGPEAANNAATGGAMVPTLALGIPGSGSTAVILAALIMHGVRPGPQLINNQPEFMYAIFGAMLLANFMFLGIGFLGAKVFSRITMIPKQFLWPAVFTFSVIGAYSFASSVFDVWIMLASGVIGFLMNRHGFGPAPLIMGVVLGPIVEEKLGQAMIIMDNQWWRMFESPIALFFFLLTAVSLLWPLVRKFRKRAAKAAA, from the coding sequence ATGGACGCAATGTTTGAGGGCCTGTCTCTTATATCGAACGGGCCAGCCATTCTCGCGATCTTTTTTGGTGTTTTTGTCGGTGTGCTGGTTGGTGCCCTGCCCGGCCTGAGCTCACCGATGGCGATCGCACTTCTGTTACCTTTTACGATTTCGCTGCCGCCGGCATCTGCCATCGGCATGCTTGCTGCGCTGTATTGTGCCGGCACTTTTGGCGGGTCAATCACAGCCATTCTGATCAATGCTCCGGGCGCTCCGCCTGCTGCGGCGACGGCACTTGACGGTTATCCCATGGCCAAGCGCGGGGAAGCCGGACGGGCACTTGGTCTGGCGACGTTCTCCAGTGTTATCGGTGGCGTCATCAGCCTGTTGATCTTCCTGATAGCGGCCCCCGCTCTGGCTGCTGTAGCGCTTGAATTCGGGCCGACCGAATATTTTGCGCTGACGCTGTTCGCCCTTTCCATGCTGGCGACGATCAGTGGCCGTTCCGCGATCCGTAACCTGATTTCCGGTTTTGTCGGTCTGCTGATCGGTACTGTCGGTGTCCAGCTGGTCACGGGTATTGAACGTTTCACCTTCGGCATTCCCGAATTGTCTGAAGGCATCAGCTTCATTCCGGTGCTTATCGGCCTGTTCGCTATCGGTGAACTGCTGTCACAGACCAACGCGGCCAATGTTGCCTATGAACGGATTACATCGGTCGTCGTGAAGTTGCCGTCGAAAGAAGACTTCCGCCGGGTTATCGGCACGGTACTGAGGTCTTCAGGCATTGGTACTTTCATCGGTATTCTGCCGGCTGAAGGCTCCACCGTGGCTGCCATCATGGGTTATAATGAGGCGAAACGCTGGTCCAAGACTCCGGAAGAGTTCGGCACAGGTTGTCCGGAAGGTATTGCCGGTCCGGAAGCCGCGAATAATGCTGCAACCGGTGGCGCAATGGTTCCGACGCTTGCTCTCGGTATTCCGGGCAGCGGGTCGACGGCTGTCATTCTTGCCGCACTCATCATGCATGGTGTCCGGCCGGGTCCGCAGCTGATCAATAACCAGCCCGAGTTCATGTATGCGATCTTTGGTGCCATGTTGCTGGCGAACTTCATGTTCCTGGGCATCGGTTTCCTTGGTGCGAAGGTGTTCTCGCGGATTACCATGATCCCGAAACAGTTCCTCTGGCCGGCAGTCTTCACCTTTTCGGTGATCGGTGCCTACTCCTTTGCGAGTTCTGTGTTCGATGTCTGGATCATGCTGGCATCCGGGGTCATCGGCTTCCTGATGAACCGGCACGGCTTTGGCCCTGCTCCGCTGATCATGGGTGTTGTTCTCGGTCCGATCGTTGAGGAAAAACTCGGTCAGGCGATGATCATCATGGATAATCAGTGGTGGCGGATGTTTGAAAGCCCGATTGCGCTGTTCTTCTTCCTGCTGACAGCAGTCAGCCTGCTGTGGCCGCTGGTTCGCAAGTTCCGCAAGCGGGCGGCGAAGGCAGCAGCCTGA
- a CDS encoding tripartite tricarboxylate transporter substrate binding protein, producing MTSFTLSRRLLTLSAGAVAAGLTLAPTFASAADDFPSKPIEIVIHSSYGGGTDVTARMVSLRARKELDTDIAIVSKRGGSGSSAQEYVMSKPADGYTLLALTQTHLYTIAQGKSKMGINDMVGVVRAMDDPTFITVGKNSKYKTIDELVAASKTTPLNWGVAQIGGTEHIALARFAKAAGIKFKAVPFGSGGEMIQALLSGDIEATLPNVSEAVTQIEDGSVNALVVLSAKRLAGYPDVPTSVEKGWDVKASTTRGYAVRAGTPQAIIDKLSEKLVKAMKHEMFATYLKGSGLTPEDSVAGTVEWDKQLKAEYVESEAALKELGIIK from the coding sequence GTGACATCATTTACCCTTTCCCGGCGTCTCCTGACGCTCTCTGCCGGCGCGGTTGCTGCCGGGCTGACTCTTGCGCCGACATTCGCTAGCGCTGCGGATGATTTCCCGAGCAAGCCGATTGAAATCGTTATTCATTCCAGCTACGGCGGCGGTACCGACGTGACTGCACGAATGGTTTCTCTCCGTGCACGGAAAGAACTGGACACGGATATTGCCATCGTCTCGAAGCGTGGCGGCTCCGGTTCCTCGGCACAGGAATACGTCATGTCGAAGCCGGCTGACGGCTACACGCTCCTCGCTCTGACCCAGACTCATCTCTACACGATTGCCCAGGGCAAATCGAAGATGGGCATTAATGACATGGTTGGTGTTGTCCGTGCGATGGATGATCCGACATTCATTACCGTCGGTAAGAACAGCAAGTACAAAACCATTGATGAACTGGTTGCCGCGTCGAAAACGACTCCGCTGAACTGGGGTGTTGCGCAGATCGGTGGTACCGAGCATATCGCACTGGCACGTTTCGCCAAAGCGGCCGGTATCAAATTCAAGGCGGTTCCGTTCGGTTCCGGCGGCGAGATGATCCAGGCGCTGCTTTCCGGTGATATCGAAGCCACGCTGCCGAACGTCTCCGAAGCTGTGACGCAGATCGAAGACGGTTCCGTCAATGCGCTGGTCGTGCTTTCTGCCAAGCGTCTGGCCGGATACCCGGATGTTCCGACATCTGTTGAAAAAGGCTGGGACGTGAAGGCCTCAACCACCCGTGGTTATGCTGTCCGCGCCGGAACACCGCAGGCAATCATCGACAAGCTGTCCGAGAAGCTGGTCAAGGCGATGAAGCATGAAATGTTTGCCACCTATCTGAAGGGTTCGGGCCTGACCCCTGAAGATTCAGTTGCCGGTACCGTCGAATGGGACAAGCAGCTGAAGGCGGAATATGTCGAATCAGAAGCAGCTCTCAAGGAACTCGGCATTATCAAATAA
- a CDS encoding NAAT family transporter, which translates to MLETAIIAFTTLFATIGPPDVAVLFAALTPDETPAQRRNIALKGVLIATGVLLVFAIFGRAVLDIFGISLAAFRTAGGVLLLLIAIDMVFARHSGSTSTTDEENAEAVTRDDISVFPLATPLIAGPGAIGATMLLVSNAESYTLAHLVVVAVLLSVLLLTFLLLLVATQVQKLLGVTGLQVVSRVVGVLMTGLAVQFIFDGVKASGLL; encoded by the coding sequence ATGCTTGAGACGGCAATCATTGCCTTTACGACTTTATTCGCGACGATAGGGCCGCCGGATGTCGCCGTGCTTTTTGCGGCACTGACCCCGGATGAAACCCCTGCCCAGCGCCGGAACATCGCCCTGAAGGGCGTCCTGATTGCGACCGGTGTCCTGCTTGTCTTCGCCATATTCGGACGGGCTGTTCTTGATATTTTCGGCATCTCGCTGGCGGCGTTCCGGACGGCAGGTGGCGTGCTGCTGTTGCTGATTGCCATCGATATGGTCTTTGCCCGTCATTCCGGCAGTACCTCGACCACAGATGAGGAAAATGCAGAAGCTGTGACACGTGACGATATTTCCGTATTCCCGCTGGCAACCCCTTTGATTGCCGGGCCGGGAGCTATCGGTGCGACGATGCTGCTGGTCTCCAATGCTGAGTCCTATACGCTGGCTCATCTGGTCGTCGTTGCGGTGTTGCTGAGCGTGCTTCTGCTTACTTTCCTGCTGCTTCTGGTTGCAACACAGGTTCAGAAACTACTGGGTGTGACCGGTTTGCAGGTTGTTTCCCGGGTTGTTGGTGTACTGATGACCGGACTTGCGGTTCAGTTCATCTTTGATGGCGTGAAGGCAAGCGGTCTCCTCTGA